GTCTACGGCATGCACAACCGGCCGAACCTGCCGGTCGGGCAGTTCACCATCAACGAGGGTCCGATCATGGGATCGGTCGATTCCGTCAAGATCGTGGTCGAAGGTGTCGGAGGCCACGCCGCCATGCCCCACACCACGGTCGATCCCATGCCCATCGCCGCCGCGCTGATACAGGCGGTTCAGGGCATGACCTCGCGCAGCCTCGATCCGATGGACAGCGCTGTGGTATCTCTCTGCTCGATCCACGGGGGCGATGCCTTCAACGTGGTCCCGCAGGAAATCGAGATCACCGGCACCGTGCGCACATTGCGCGAAGAGGTGCGCGATCACATCGAAGGCCGCCTGCGCACACTGGTGGAACAGACCTGTGCCGCGCAGGGGGCGAAGGGGCATCTGGAATACACCCGCATGTATCCTGTCACCGTGAACGATCCGTTGGGTGTCGAACGTGCAGCGGCTGCGGCGGTCGAGGTTGCGGGCGAAGACAAGGTTGCGCGCGATATGCCGGCCTCTCTCGGGGGGGAGGATTTTTCCTTCATGCTCAACGAGGTGCAGGGCGCGATGATCAATGTCGGCAATGGCCCCTCGGCGGGGCTTCACCATCCGAAGTATGACTTCAACGATGATGTGATCGCCTGGGGCTGTTCCTACTGGACAACGCTTGTCCGGCAGCGGTTGCCCATCACCTGATGGCCCGCATCGTTTTCGATCTGGACGGCACGCTGATCGACAGCGCGCCTGACA
Above is a window of Sulfitobacter sp. HNIBRBA3233 DNA encoding:
- a CDS encoding M20 aminoacylase family protein, translating into MAVENWVAKDIAELTEFRRDLHRNPELLYDVNRTAASVAERLRAYGCDEVAEGIGQTGVVGVIMGRSNTSGRTIGLRADMDALPIHEETDAEWASTVPGKMHACGHDGHTTMLLGAAKQLCETRSFDGRVLVIFQPAEEGGAGADAMIKDGLFTRWPCDEVYGMHNRPNLPVGQFTINEGPIMGSVDSVKIVVEGVGGHAAMPHTTVDPMPIAAALIQAVQGMTSRSLDPMDSAVVSLCSIHGGDAFNVVPQEIEITGTVRTLREEVRDHIEGRLRTLVEQTCAAQGAKGHLEYTRMYPVTVNDPLGVERAAAAAVEVAGEDKVARDMPASLGGEDFSFMLNEVQGAMINVGNGPSAGLHHPKYDFNDDVIAWGCSYWTTLVRQRLPIT